One region of Salinirubrum litoreum genomic DNA includes:
- a CDS encoding Nif3-like dinuclear metal center hexameric protein gives MDLSEIVTRYDERLDTAAFADLDASPNGLQVGPESADVDRVAFAVDAVAATAEAAIEAGADLLVTHHGIVWGDIERVTGRNYGRIAPLLRNDVALYVSHLPLDSHPELGNAAGVADHLDLDGREPFGELGPETVGLRGTAPEAYSHADLRARLDALAQGDQSTQVLDFGPDEIELIGVVTGAGGDWLSEAEALGLDALVTGEGKGRLYHEAREAGVSVFLAGHYATETFGVRRLQTLADDWGLETTYVEHPTGL, from the coding sequence TCGTCACACGCTACGACGAACGGCTCGACACCGCCGCCTTCGCCGACCTCGACGCGAGTCCCAACGGCCTGCAGGTCGGCCCCGAGTCGGCCGACGTGGACCGGGTCGCCTTCGCGGTCGACGCGGTGGCGGCGACCGCCGAGGCCGCAATCGAGGCCGGTGCGGACCTGCTTGTCACTCACCACGGGATCGTCTGGGGCGACATCGAGCGCGTCACCGGGCGGAACTACGGCCGCATCGCGCCGCTCCTCCGGAACGACGTGGCGCTGTACGTCTCACACCTCCCGCTGGACAGCCACCCGGAACTGGGCAACGCGGCCGGGGTCGCGGACCACCTCGACCTCGACGGCCGGGAGCCGTTCGGCGAACTCGGCCCGGAGACGGTCGGCCTGCGCGGAACTGCGCCGGAGGCGTACAGCCACGCCGACCTCCGGGCGAGACTCGACGCGTTGGCGCAGGGAGACCAGTCGACGCAGGTGCTGGACTTCGGTCCCGACGAGATCGAGTTGATCGGTGTCGTCACGGGTGCGGGCGGCGACTGGCTCTCGGAGGCCGAGGCGCTCGGACTGGACGCGCTGGTCACCGGCGAGGGGAAGGGACGGCTCTACCACGAGGCGAGAGAGGCCGGCGTCTCGGTGTTCCTCGCGGGCCACTACGCGACCGAGACCTTCGGCGTCCGCCGGTTACAGACGCTCGCCGACGACTGGGGCCTGGAGACGACCTACGTCGAGCATCCCACCGGATTGTAA
- the serB gene encoding phosphoserine phosphatase SerB — translation MRLIAFDFDGTLSDSEMTVLLGEQEGVAARMADITERAMNDEISYAESLRERASLLEGLSEEKAEEAYGQVRLRPGAADVLRRLNEAGHHTAILTGGFERGVERALAHEDVSVDTIVANRLPVEGGRLTGEVEGPLIEGTKDHALEGLAEELDVPMSRTVAVGDGANDLPMLEVAGLSVGFLPKDAVRPACDAVVASMFRLGKVFEGASILQPEE, via the coding sequence ATGCGACTCATCGCGTTCGACTTCGACGGGACGCTGTCAGACTCGGAGATGACCGTGCTGCTGGGCGAACAGGAGGGCGTCGCGGCCCGGATGGCCGACATCACCGAGCGCGCCATGAACGACGAGATCAGCTACGCCGAGAGCCTGCGCGAGCGCGCCAGCCTGCTCGAAGGGCTCTCGGAGGAGAAGGCCGAGGAAGCCTACGGGCAGGTCCGACTCCGCCCCGGCGCGGCCGACGTGCTCCGCCGACTGAACGAGGCCGGCCACCACACCGCGATTCTCACCGGTGGCTTCGAGCGCGGCGTGGAGCGCGCGCTGGCCCACGAGGACGTGTCGGTGGACACCATCGTCGCCAACCGCCTCCCCGTGGAGGGTGGGCGACTGACTGGCGAGGTCGAAGGCCCGCTGATCGAGGGGACGAAGGATCACGCACTGGAAGGGTTGGCCGAGGAACTCGACGTGCCGATGAGTCGGACGGTCGCGGTCGGCGACGGGGCGAACGACCTGCCGATGCTGGAGGTCGCGGGGCTGTCGGTCGGCTTCCTGCCGAAGGACGCGGTCCGCCCGGCCTGTGACGCGGTGGTCGCGTCGATGTTCCGACTCGGGAAGGTGTTCGAGGGCGCGTCGATTCTCCAGCCAGAGGAGTGA
- a CDS encoding DUF7504 family protein — translation MDEEPAVLRGDEIESGTNVLVAGPVMTGKRDILLSLVGAGDATERGNVLVTTRQDAETIAGGFRRLAGPVPDERLPIVDCVSRANGFGRAPESPYRRYVTDPGDLTGIGIGLTEYLRAFYDDGVAARVGLHSLSTILMYADLRRVFQFVHVLTGRIASSEFVGVFAIDSTVPDSRDLEILKQPFDALVELRETDTGDRQVRVRGAEFGPRAWTDY, via the coding sequence GTGGACGAGGAACCCGCCGTGTTGCGCGGCGACGAGATCGAGTCGGGGACGAACGTCCTCGTGGCCGGACCGGTGATGACCGGCAAGCGTGACATCCTGCTGTCGCTCGTCGGGGCGGGCGACGCGACGGAACGCGGGAACGTGCTCGTCACGACCCGGCAGGACGCGGAGACGATCGCCGGCGGTTTCCGGCGACTGGCCGGTCCGGTCCCGGACGAACGACTGCCGATCGTCGACTGCGTGAGCCGCGCGAACGGCTTCGGCCGCGCCCCCGAGAGTCCCTACCGCCGGTACGTCACCGACCCGGGCGACCTGACGGGTATCGGCATCGGACTGACCGAGTACCTCCGAGCGTTCTACGACGACGGCGTCGCGGCACGGGTCGGCCTCCACTCGCTGTCGACCATCCTGATGTACGCCGACCTCCGGCGCGTCTTCCAGTTCGTCCACGTGTTGACCGGGCGGATCGCCAGTTCGGAGTTCGTCGGCGTCTTCGCCATCGACAGCACGGTCCCTGACTCGCGGGACCTGGAGATCCTGAAACAGCCGTTCGACGCGCTGGTCGAACTCCGCGAGACGGACACGGGTGACCGACAGGTCCGGGTCCGGGGGGCGGAGTTCGGCCCGCGAGCCTGGACGGACTACTGA
- the serA gene encoding phosphoglycerate dehydrogenase, with amino-acid sequence MKILVTDPVADAGIARLRDAGHEVETAYEVADEELLAAVADANALIVRSGTEVTEAVFEAAEDLVIVGRAGIGVDNIDIDAATDHGVIVANAPEGNVRAAAEHSVAMAFAAARSIPQAHARLKAGEWAKGDYLGTEVNGKTLGVVGLGRVGQEVAKRLGSLGMDIVAFDPYIGEERAEQIGAELVDLEDCLARADFLTVHTPLTPETENMIAEDELATMGGGYLINCARGGVVDEDALAGAVESGTLDGAAVDVFADEPVAPDNPLLAVEDIVVTPHLGASTEAAQEYVATSIADQILAAFADEPVVNALNAPSVDKSAFPRIRPYIDLAETAGKVAAQVFDDRVSEVTVSYEGDIAEEDVDLVTASALKGVFEPLEWQVNAVNAQKIAEERGIDVTERKSRQTEDFQSLITVTVSDGEESVGVCGTLFAGDDPRIVRIDGFRVDAIPHGQMLVARNYDRPGVIGFIGTVLGDNDINIAGMFNARETRGGEALTVYNLDQPVSDEVRATLLADERLIDVKNITLNGE; translated from the coding sequence ATGAAGATACTGGTCACGGACCCAGTCGCGGACGCCGGCATCGCGCGACTCCGCGACGCCGGCCACGAGGTCGAGACCGCCTACGAGGTGGCAGACGAGGAACTGCTGGCGGCCGTCGCGGACGCCAACGCGCTGATCGTCCGGTCCGGGACCGAGGTGACCGAGGCCGTCTTCGAGGCCGCCGAGGACCTCGTCATCGTCGGCCGCGCCGGCATCGGCGTGGACAACATCGACATCGACGCCGCGACCGACCACGGCGTGATCGTCGCCAACGCCCCGGAGGGGAACGTCCGGGCCGCCGCCGAGCACTCGGTGGCGATGGCGTTCGCGGCCGCGCGGTCGATCCCGCAGGCTCACGCCCGTCTGAAGGCCGGCGAGTGGGCCAAGGGCGACTACCTCGGGACCGAGGTCAACGGCAAGACGCTCGGGGTCGTCGGTCTCGGTCGCGTCGGCCAGGAGGTCGCCAAGCGTCTCGGCTCGCTGGGCATGGACATCGTCGCGTTCGACCCGTACATCGGCGAGGAACGCGCCGAACAGATCGGCGCGGAACTGGTCGACCTCGAGGACTGTCTCGCACGCGCCGACTTCCTGACGGTCCACACGCCCCTGACGCCGGAGACGGAGAACATGATCGCCGAGGACGAACTGGCGACGATGGGCGGCGGCTACCTGATCAACTGCGCCCGGGGCGGCGTCGTCGACGAAGACGCCCTCGCTGGGGCAGTCGAGTCGGGGACGCTCGACGGCGCGGCGGTGGACGTCTTCGCCGACGAACCGGTCGCGCCGGACAACCCACTGCTCGCGGTGGAAGACATCGTGGTGACGCCGCACCTCGGCGCGAGTACCGAGGCGGCACAGGAGTACGTCGCCACCAGCATCGCGGACCAGATTCTCGCCGCGTTCGCCGACGAACCGGTCGTCAACGCGCTGAACGCCCCGTCGGTGGACAAGAGCGCGTTCCCGCGCATCCGGCCGTACATCGACCTCGCGGAGACCGCCGGGAAGGTCGCCGCACAGGTGTTCGACGACCGCGTCTCGGAGGTGACGGTCAGCTACGAGGGCGACATCGCCGAGGAGGACGTGGACCTCGTCACCGCCAGCGCCCTGAAGGGCGTCTTCGAGCCGCTGGAGTGGCAGGTGAACGCGGTCAACGCCCAGAAGATCGCAGAAGAGCGCGGCATCGACGTGACCGAGCGGAAGTCCCGCCAGACCGAGGACTTCCAGAGTCTCATCACCGTCACCGTCTCGGACGGCGAGGAGTCGGTCGGCGTCTGCGGGACGCTCTTTGCCGGTGACGACCCCCGGATCGTCCGCATCGACGGCTTCCGGGTGGACGCCATCCCCCACGGCCAGATGCTCGTCGCGCGCAACTACGACCGGCCGGGCGTCATCGGCTTCATCGGGACGGTGCTGGGCGACAACGACATCAACATCGCGGGGATGTTCAACGCCCGCGAGACGCGCGGTGGCGAGGCGCTGACGGTGTACAACCTCGACCAGCCGGTCTCCGACGAGGTCCGGGCGACACTGCTCGCGGACGAGCGACTGATCGACGTGAAGAACATCACGCTGAACGGCGAGTAG
- a CDS encoding pyridoxal-phosphate-dependent aminotransferase family protein has translation MTEKQEYTDDYQDKTLYIPGPTEVRDDVIQEMAQPMFGHRMDRMTDLYTTIVEDTKTFLGTDNDVIVLTASGTEFWEAATLNLVDDHMLCATSGSFGERFANVADRLGKDVDRLEYDWGKAVKPEDVREALESSEKDYDMVGCVMNESSTGVRNPVEAIGDVVAEYPDTYFVVDAVSCLGGDYVDIDAHNIDVIFASSQKAFAMPPGLAICVVSEDAYDREVGKESASWYGGFQRCLDYYDRKGQTHSTPNIPVMLAYRKQMKYMLEEGHEGRSERHREMAEYTRDWAAEHFDMFPEDGYESQTVSCIENTAGIDVAGTIEQVSEEYDFAFSNGYGDLGERTFRIGHMGEHDVESIERLTDAIEDVAGL, from the coding sequence GTGACCGAGAAACAGGAGTACACGGACGACTATCAGGACAAGACGCTGTACATCCCCGGCCCGACCGAGGTCCGCGACGACGTGATCCAGGAGATGGCACAGCCGATGTTCGGACACCGGATGGACCGGATGACCGACCTCTACACGACCATCGTCGAGGACACGAAGACGTTCCTCGGGACCGACAACGACGTGATCGTGCTCACGGCCTCCGGCACCGAGTTCTGGGAGGCCGCGACGCTGAACCTCGTCGACGACCACATGCTCTGTGCGACCTCCGGCAGTTTCGGCGAGCGCTTCGCCAACGTCGCCGACCGTCTCGGCAAGGACGTCGACCGACTGGAGTACGACTGGGGGAAAGCTGTCAAGCCCGAGGACGTGCGCGAGGCGCTGGAGTCGAGCGAGAAGGACTACGACATGGTCGGCTGTGTCATGAACGAGAGTTCGACCGGCGTCCGGAACCCGGTCGAGGCGATCGGCGACGTGGTCGCCGAGTACCCGGACACCTACTTCGTCGTGGACGCGGTGTCGTGTCTCGGCGGCGACTACGTCGACATCGACGCGCACAACATCGACGTGATCTTCGCCTCCTCGCAGAAGGCGTTCGCCATGCCGCCGGGGCTGGCGATCTGTGTCGTCAGCGAGGACGCCTACGACCGCGAGGTCGGCAAAGAGTCGGCGTCGTGGTACGGCGGTTTCCAGCGCTGTCTCGACTACTACGACCGGAAGGGCCAGACCCACTCCACGCCGAACATCCCGGTGATGCTCGCCTACCGCAAGCAGATGAAGTACATGCTGGAGGAGGGCCACGAGGGGCGGAGCGAGCGCCACCGCGAGATGGCCGAGTACACCCGCGACTGGGCCGCCGAGCACTTCGACATGTTCCCCGAGGACGGCTACGAGTCCCAGACCGTGAGCTGTATCGAGAACACCGCCGGCATCGACGTGGCCGGGACCATCGAGCAGGTCTCCGAGGAGTACGACTTCGCCTTCTCGAACGGCTACGGCGATCTGGGCGAGCGAACCTTCCGTATCGGCCACATGGGCGAGCACGACGTGGAGTCGATCGAGCGCCTGACCGACGCCATCGAAGACGTGGCCGGCCTGTAG
- a CDS encoding DUF433 domain-containing protein, with protein sequence MSIVRDDGVLGGEPRIDGTRIGVRHIVGRIVDGEQSPASVADNLEISLAAVHEALSYYEDNTEEIRALEAESRAAFDRIDGLEPKPNDQSAGDEREACHEGMVSSGVTMTEDDIDDVLYGDSD encoded by the coding sequence ATGAGCATCGTCCGTGACGACGGGGTACTCGGCGGAGAACCTCGGATCGACGGAACACGGATCGGTGTGCGCCACATCGTCGGGAGAATCGTCGATGGTGAGCAGTCGCCAGCGTCGGTCGCCGACAACTTGGAAATCTCACTCGCGGCTGTTCACGAGGCGCTGTCGTACTACGAGGACAACACCGAGGAGATTCGGGCACTTGAAGCCGAGAGCCGGGCCGCATTCGACCGCATCGACGGCTTGGAACCGAAGCCGAACGACCAGTCCGCTGGGGACGAACGAGAAGCGTGTCACGAGGGGATGGTCTCGTCCGGTGTCACGATGACCGAAGACGACATCGACGACGTACTGTACGGAGACTCGGACTGA
- the folP gene encoding dihydropteroate synthase: MEYDEAANFLFDLRRFQVDPGTESIRELLAFLGDPHEDVRFVQIAGSNGKGSTATMVESILRETGLTVGLYTSPHFDDLTERVRVDGRTIPRSAVTEFVETAKPFLVERSADGEPLTFFETVTALGLWFFGREAVDVAVLEVGMGGKLDATSVVDPVASAVTNVSLEHTAVLGDTVAEIAEKKAAVAPSDAPLVTAATGEALSTLRAAAGDLVTVGFASAEAAESAESDDTDSHDTPDVTCSYEGRTNHTESAVSLVGPDWEVDARLPLLGRYQATNAGCAVALVRQLADVDEETLARGLRNAHWPGRFEVLETDPLVVLDGAHNPSACESVAETLAEFDYDDLHLVFGAMHDKDHRAMADALPTAASVTTCKPNLSRAEDPEVLAEVFDRAGAESVEVGGSVADALASARDRTAPADCVLVVGSLFCVAEARRTWTRTDVPTTVRDAEDAAAVLRRANAAGDDRADHTDDLQYRVVTTRLDRDAADRAASEFRALGGTGVVSGQTRGGELVEVVLGGRLSEFDALAERLADAPMGLSAVVEEIRSQVRQTGEATSSAEQSSATDREYPWSAGPCVMGVVNVTPDSFHDGGEFEAVEDAVAQAESMVEAGVGIVDVGGESTRPGADPVSVEEEIDRVVPVVEALADLDVAVSIDTRKAEVAAAALDAGATILNDVTGLADPAMRFLAADREVPVIVMHSIDAPVDPNRDVTYDDVVTDVIAELRERVLLAEKAGIPRERVVVDPGIGFGKSKVENFELLDRLDEFEALGCPLLVGHSHKSLFELIGRGPDDRLSATVATTALAADRGADIIRVHDVSENVAAVDVARAMRDPDSFE, encoded by the coding sequence ATGGAGTACGACGAGGCCGCGAACTTCCTGTTCGACCTCCGGCGATTTCAGGTCGATCCGGGGACCGAGTCGATCCGGGAGCTACTCGCGTTCCTCGGGGACCCCCACGAGGACGTGCGGTTCGTCCAGATCGCGGGGTCGAACGGGAAGGGGAGCACGGCCACGATGGTGGAGTCGATCCTCCGGGAGACCGGCCTGACGGTCGGCCTCTACACGTCTCCGCACTTCGACGATCTCACGGAACGCGTCCGCGTCGACGGGCGGACGATCCCACGCTCGGCCGTCACCGAGTTCGTCGAGACCGCGAAGCCGTTTCTCGTCGAGCGCTCTGCCGACGGGGAGCCACTGACCTTCTTCGAGACGGTGACGGCGCTCGGCCTCTGGTTCTTCGGTCGCGAGGCGGTCGACGTCGCCGTCTTGGAGGTCGGCATGGGCGGGAAACTCGACGCGACGAGCGTCGTCGACCCGGTCGCCAGCGCGGTGACGAACGTCTCGCTCGAACACACCGCGGTGCTGGGTGACACCGTCGCGGAGATCGCCGAGAAGAAGGCCGCCGTCGCGCCGAGCGACGCACCGCTCGTCACCGCCGCGACCGGCGAGGCGCTCTCGACACTCCGGGCGGCGGCCGGCGACCTCGTGACGGTCGGCTTCGCGTCGGCCGAGGCGGCCGAGTCGGCAGAGTCCGACGACACGGACTCCCACGACACACCGGACGTGACCTGCAGCTACGAGGGCCGGACGAACCACACCGAGTCGGCCGTCTCGCTCGTGGGCCCGGACTGGGAAGTCGACGCACGACTACCGCTGCTCGGGCGGTATCAGGCGACGAACGCCGGATGCGCGGTCGCGCTGGTTCGCCAACTCGCGGACGTCGACGAGGAGACACTCGCCCGTGGCCTGCGAAACGCACACTGGCCCGGCCGGTTCGAGGTGCTGGAGACCGACCCTCTCGTCGTCCTCGACGGCGCGCACAACCCGAGTGCCTGCGAGTCGGTCGCCGAGACGCTCGCGGAGTTCGACTACGACGACCTGCATCTCGTCTTCGGGGCGATGCACGACAAGGACCACCGGGCGATGGCCGACGCGCTCCCCACCGCCGCCTCCGTGACGACCTGCAAACCGAACCTCTCTCGCGCCGAGGACCCGGAGGTGCTCGCCGAGGTGTTCGACCGCGCGGGTGCCGAGTCGGTGGAGGTCGGCGGGTCGGTCGCCGACGCACTCGCCTCGGCCCGCGACCGCACAGCCCCCGCCGACTGCGTGCTGGTCGTCGGCTCGCTGTTCTGTGTCGCCGAGGCCCGACGGACGTGGACCCGGACCGACGTGCCGACGACCGTCCGGGACGCCGAGGACGCAGCGGCCGTTCTCCGCCGAGCGAACGCGGCGGGCGACGACCGCGCAGACCACACCGACGACCTCCAGTACCGCGTCGTCACGACCCGACTGGACCGTGACGCCGCCGACCGCGCCGCGAGCGAGTTCCGGGCGCTCGGCGGCACCGGGGTCGTCTCCGGGCAGACGCGCGGCGGGGAACTCGTGGAGGTCGTCCTCGGCGGACGGCTGTCCGAGTTCGACGCGCTCGCCGAGCGGTTGGCCGACGCCCCGATGGGACTGTCGGCAGTCGTCGAGGAGATCAGGTCGCAGGTTCGACAGACCGGCGAGGCGACGAGTTCCGCCGAACAGTCGTCAGCGACCGACCGCGAGTATCCGTGGTCGGCCGGCCCGTGCGTGATGGGCGTCGTGAACGTCACGCCGGACAGCTTCCACGACGGCGGCGAGTTCGAGGCGGTCGAGGACGCCGTGGCGCAGGCCGAGTCGATGGTCGAGGCCGGCGTCGGCATCGTGGACGTCGGCGGCGAGAGCACCCGCCCCGGCGCGGACCCGGTGTCTGTCGAGGAGGAGATCGACCGCGTCGTCCCGGTCGTCGAGGCGCTCGCGGACCTCGACGTCGCCGTGTCGATCGACACCCGGAAAGCCGAGGTCGCGGCGGCGGCGCTCGACGCGGGCGCGACGATTCTGAACGACGTGACCGGACTGGCCGATCCCGCGATGCGCTTCCTCGCGGCCGACCGCGAGGTGCCGGTAATCGTGATGCACTCCATCGACGCGCCGGTCGATCCGAACCGAGACGTAACCTACGACGACGTGGTGACCGACGTGATCGCCGAACTCCGCGAGCGCGTCCTGCTGGCCGAGAAGGCCGGCATCCCCCGCGAGCGCGTCGTTGTCGATCCGGGCATCGGCTTCGGGAAGTCGAAGGTCGAGAACTTCGAACTGCTGGATCGGCTGGACGAGTTCGAGGCGCTCGGCTGTCCACTGCTCGTCGGCCACTCCCACAAGTCGCTGTTCGAGTTGATCGGGCGTGGCCCGGACGACCGACTGTCGGCGACGGTCGCTACGACCGCGCTGGCGGCGGATCGCGGTGCCGACATCATCCGCGTCCACGACGTGTCGGAGAACGTCGCGGCAGTGGACGTGGCCCGCGCGATGCGTGACCCGGACTCGTTCGAGTGA
- a CDS encoding AMP-binding protein, with protein MPRESPAGLGDESDEQTAATDESRRPEPPGWIGQWADRRARLSPERVGLVDASTDREFTYADLNARANRTARLLRESGVESGDRIAVLSRNRPELIDLFFACGKTGGVLAPLSHRLAPPELAVMLSDVAPKLVVVEEPFERLAEDVLAHEDCAVEPTVLTLGADSEQSSAGDVNDTAIDTTPTLGDSDRGSYHESLPADDSAVETADLALSDPHLLLHTGGSTGVPKETVITHESIYWNSFNTITAWGLRPDDTTPMVFPLFHTGGWNVITVPLFHLGGTVVIAREFDPSEVLSLIPRHDASLLIAVPAVLRAMAESDDWTDTDLSSLRFAKSGGGPCRQSVLEAWWDRDVDLSQGYGLTECGPNNFAMPDGWPREKADSVGVPAMHVDVRIVADDGNILPAGEIGELELRGNHAGDRYWRNDAETAETFGDGWVSTGDLARIDADGYVHVEGRKKNMYVSGGENVYPPEVEDAIADHPKVSEVVVIPVPDDRWGQVGKAVVEGDESLTLEELTDFLDGRLARFKRPRHLAFVAEMPTSGPSKIDRQAVAERFGES; from the coding sequence ATGCCGCGTGAGTCGCCGGCCGGACTCGGCGACGAGTCCGACGAGCAGACGGCCGCGACCGACGAGAGCAGACGACCCGAACCGCCGGGGTGGATCGGCCAGTGGGCCGACCGCCGGGCGCGACTCTCCCCCGAGCGAGTCGGACTCGTGGACGCCAGCACGGACCGCGAGTTCACCTACGCCGACCTGAACGCCCGCGCGAACCGCACCGCCCGCCTGCTCCGCGAGTCCGGCGTCGAATCTGGCGACCGGATCGCCGTGCTCTCGCGGAATCGGCCCGAACTGATCGACCTCTTCTTCGCCTGCGGGAAGACCGGCGGTGTCCTCGCACCGCTCTCACACCGCCTCGCGCCGCCGGAACTCGCGGTGATGCTGTCGGACGTAGCGCCGAAACTGGTGGTCGTCGAAGAACCCTTCGAGCGTCTCGCCGAGGACGTACTGGCCCACGAGGACTGTGCAGTCGAGCCGACCGTGTTGACACTCGGAGCCGACAGCGAGCAGAGTTCGGCTGGCGACGTGAACGACACCGCCATCGACACCACACCGACGCTCGGCGACTCCGACCGGGGAAGCTACCACGAGTCGCTCCCCGCCGACGACTCGGCGGTCGAGACCGCCGACCTCGCGCTGTCGGACCCGCACCTCCTGCTCCACACCGGCGGCTCGACCGGCGTGCCGAAAGAGACCGTGATCACCCACGAGTCGATCTACTGGAACTCCTTCAACACGATCACGGCGTGGGGGCTCCGCCCGGACGACACCACCCCGATGGTGTTCCCGCTCTTCCACACCGGCGGCTGGAACGTCATCACCGTCCCCCTCTTTCACCTCGGCGGGACCGTCGTGATCGCTCGCGAGTTCGACCCGAGCGAGGTGCTGTCGCTGATCCCGCGTCACGACGCCAGCCTCCTGATCGCGGTGCCGGCGGTCCTGCGGGCGATGGCCGAATCCGACGACTGGACCGACACCGACCTGTCGAGTCTGCGGTTCGCCAAGTCCGGCGGCGGGCCCTGCCGACAGTCGGTGCTGGAGGCGTGGTGGGACCGCGACGTGGATCTCTCGCAGGGGTACGGCCTGACCGAGTGCGGCCCGAACAACTTCGCCATGCCCGACGGCTGGCCCCGCGAGAAGGCCGACAGCGTCGGCGTGCCGGCGATGCACGTCGACGTGCGGATCGTCGCCGACGACGGGAACATCTTGCCGGCGGGTGAGATCGGCGAACTCGAACTCCGGGGGAACCACGCCGGCGACCGCTACTGGCGCAACGATGCGGAGACGGCCGAGACCTTCGGTGACGGCTGGGTCTCGACCGGCGACCTCGCGCGCATCGACGCCGACGGCTACGTCCACGTCGAGGGGCGGAAGAAGAACATGTACGTCTCGGGCGGCGAGAACGTCTATCCGCCGGAGGTCGAGGACGCGATCGCGGATCACCCGAAGGTGTCGGAGGTCGTCGTGATCCCGGTCCCGGACGACCGCTGGGGACAGGTCGGGAAGGCGGTCGTGGAGGGCGACGAGTCGCTGACGCTGGAGGAGTTGACCGACTTCCTCGACGGGCGACTGGCGCGGTTCAAGCGCCCGCGACACCTCGCGTTCGTCGCCGAGATGCCGACCTCCGGTCCCTCGAAGATCGACCGGCAGGCGGTCGCAGAGCGGTTCGGCGAGTCGTAG
- a CDS encoding alpha/beta fold hydrolase yields the protein MYADNDGVSIYYEVDGPDEGTLGGDGGADSDASPPTVVFVEGLGYGRWMWQWQAEPLAEEYRTIVVDNRGTGDSDVPEGPYTVAEMASDLEAVLADAGIESVHVVGASMGGMIAQQYALDYDRAESLALLCTSHGGEEAVPTPPETQERMFGVPEDADEREAIRYKMEPAMSPDFWAENDDLIEQIVDWRLAGDATPAGREAQAGGVAAFDVSDEVGDVDLPTLLLHGTDDRVLPVENSRLLHEKLPNSELETVDGGPHLFFVEQADRVTDRLRSFLADAA from the coding sequence ATGTACGCGGACAACGACGGGGTCTCGATCTACTACGAGGTCGACGGTCCCGACGAGGGGACGCTCGGCGGCGACGGCGGTGCGGACTCGGACGCATCTCCACCGACGGTCGTCTTCGTGGAGGGACTGGGCTACGGACGCTGGATGTGGCAGTGGCAAGCAGAGCCACTCGCCGAGGAGTACCGGACAATCGTCGTCGACAACCGGGGCACGGGCGACTCCGACGTGCCGGAAGGACCGTACACCGTCGCCGAGATGGCGAGTGATCTGGAGGCGGTGCTGGCCGACGCCGGCATCGAGTCGGTCCACGTCGTCGGCGCGAGCATGGGCGGGATGATCGCCCAGCAGTACGCCCTCGACTACGACCGCGCCGAGTCGCTGGCCCTGCTCTGCACCTCCCACGGCGGCGAGGAGGCGGTGCCGACACCACCCGAGACGCAAGAGCGCATGTTCGGCGTCCCCGAAGACGCCGACGAACGCGAGGCGATCCGGTACAAGATGGAACCGGCGATGTCTCCCGACTTTTGGGCGGAGAACGACGACCTGATCGAGCAGATCGTCGACTGGCGACTGGCCGGTGACGCGACACCTGCTGGCCGAGAAGCGCAGGCCGGCGGCGTCGCGGCGTTCGACGTCAGCGACGAGGTCGGCGACGTCGACCTGCCGACGCTCCTGCTCCACGGGACCGACGACCGCGTGCTCCCCGTCGAGAACAGCCGACTCCTGCACGAGAAACTGCCGAACAGCGAACTGGAGACGGTCGACGGGGGACCGCATCTGTTCTTCGTCGAGCAGGCCGACCGTGTGACGGACCGACTCCGGAGCTTCCTCGCCGATGCCGCGTGA
- a CDS encoding MaoC family dehydratase, with protein MPVATVGDTATSRMTVSDDTIAQYAELSGDHNPIHTDDDYAEATMFGGRIAHGMLSAGAISAALADLPGDIVYLSQDLSFENPVRPGDTVEARAEVAEALGGDRIRVETVADVVDGDRVLSGEAVVLSVPHEE; from the coding sequence ATGCCAGTCGCGACCGTCGGCGACACCGCCACGAGCAGGATGACGGTGTCCGACGACACCATCGCACAGTACGCCGAGTTGTCGGGCGATCACAACCCGATCCACACCGACGACGACTACGCCGAGGCGACGATGTTCGGCGGCCGAATCGCCCACGGGATGCTCTCGGCGGGCGCGATCAGTGCCGCCCTCGCCGACCTGCCGGGCGACATCGTCTACCTCTCACAGGACCTCTCCTTCGAGAACCCGGTCCGGCCCGGCGACACTGTGGAGGCGCGCGCCGAGGTCGCCGAAGCACTCGGCGGGGATCGGATTCGCGTCGAGACCGTCGCGGACGTGGTGGACGGCGACCGCGTGCTGTCCGGCGAGGCGGTCGTGCTGTCGGTGCCGCACGAGGAGTGA